The Tachysurus fulvidraco isolate hzauxx_2018 chromosome 10, HZAU_PFXX_2.0, whole genome shotgun sequence genome segment agtgctaagcatctctggaaactccttcaagactgttggaagaccatttcaggtgacgacctcttgaagctcatcaagagaatgccaagagtgtgcaaagctgtaatcaaagcaaaaggtggcgactttgaagaacctagaatatgacatattttcagtcatttcacacttttgttatgaactaaatgttctctttgaatgagaaggtgtgtccaaatttttggtctgtactgtatatatatatacgtgtgtgtgtgtgtgtgtgtgtatatatatatatatacattatatatatatatatatatatatatatatatatatatatatatatatacattatatatatataatcaaaatttatttgtcacatacacatacatacagggtacgatatgcagtgaaatgctttttgcaactgtccggtatataagaataaaaaggaatgcataaaatgaataaataaaaaaggtataaactatataaaacctatataaaatatgaaaatatatgtggaaaagtaatgtataaacatatacataaatatacatatacataaatgtgtatggtttttaatgattgtccttaaagtgtccatgtgcagtatggtgtatTTAgattgtgtataaagtggcattgtgctgtgcaagtccagagttaaagtggcAGTGCAAAAgagtgtgcagaaaaacagtgaagatggagaaAGATCCtgtgtgtttcctggtttaggctccgaatggcctgcaggaagaagcttctcctcattctctctgtgtttgctttcaaggagcggaagcgtttccctgaacacaacaaagaaaagagtccataaTACTAATACCGCATCTGTGTTGAGGCATTTTCGTGCAAAGCATGACCGTGCCAGTTCCCAGGTTAAGgcctacttttaattttaatcaattgtttcagttttaattattagaataattaattaaaagggctgctgtaattttattattgtcaaaatctctccctctctctctctctctctctctctctctctctctctctctctgtctctctctctctctctttcaatttAAGTGTGCTTTATTGGCTTTATTATAAGAAACtatgctttgtgtttttgtcataATAAAATTTCTGTTTTGACTGTCTGTTGAGTTTTTCTTGAATTTGTCTAATTCCTTTTGGAGTCAACAGTGTTAAAAGTGTCAACAGTGGAAGTTGGCAATTTAGTTTTCAACCTTCTGCCcaagggggcatggtggcttagtggttagcacgtttgcctcacacctccagggttgggggttcgattcccgcctccgccttgtgtgtgtggagtttgcatgttccgtgcctcaggggtttcctccgggtactccagtttcctcccccggtccaaagacatgcatggtaggttgattggcatctctggaaaattgtccggagtgtgtgagtgaatgagtgtgtgtgtgtaccctgtgatgtgttggcactccgtccagggtgtatcctgcctcgatgcccgatgacgcctgagataggcacaggctcctcgtgacctgagaagttcggataagtggtagaaaatgaatgaatgaaccttcTGCCCATTAGAAGATTCCATCTAGGGGAGTATAGCGAAATTCCAACAATGCAATATAGGGATCTCCATTCTCACTTTGTGACTTCATAAGCATTCTCTTGATTGTCTGAACCATTCTTTCTGCTTGTCCGTTTGACTGAGCATATCCCGGACTAGATGTTTTGTGTTCGAACTCCcaattttctgcaaaaaaatttaattcttgACTTGCATATTGTGGACCATTATCTGATATTACCACATCAGGTATGCCATGTCTTGCAAACAGTGATTTCAATGCAATGATTACACTTCTGCTCGTAGTGTCATTCAGCTTTGTAATCTCTGGAAACTTGGAGTAGTAATCTACACACAGCAAATACTCAGAACCATTGTGATGAAACAGATCAGTACCAACCTTTGCCCATGGTCTGCTAGGCAATGCATGAGGTATTAGTGGTTCATTTCTGGGACATTGTGATATTATTTTCTCAATTTGAGCTGACATGCCTGGCCAATAtatgatgtctcttgctctttaCTTACATTTCACCATGCCCAAATGTGACTCCTGGATTCTGTCCAGCATTTCACTTCTCATTTTGTTTGGAATTATGAGTTTTGCAGCTTTGAACATCAGTCCTGATGTGTAGCTGAGTTCCTCTTTAAATGTCAAATATTTCTGAACGTTTTTCTGCACTGAACTTTATTCTGCAAGCCATCCTTTCATGACATATTCTTTCAGTCTCTGCATTTCAGGATCTTCAGCTGTTGTTTCTCTGAACTCTGTCAGTTTCTCTTCAGACACAGGTAGCTGAGGTGTGAAATAGTTTACCTCTAACTATTCTTCAAGCAGGTCTTTGGTGTGTTCATCAAGGTAAGCACGACTCAATGCATCTGCTATGTGCATCTGTTTGCCCGGCTTGTACTGTTTGTAACATTCAGATTGTACCTTTGGAGTCTGAGCACCATACTTTGCAGCCTCAAAGGTGTCTGATGTAGAGTTTTTTGAATATGCTCTCAAGTGGCTTGTGATCTCTTTCTATTTGATTGTCTCTGCCATATACATATCATTGAATCTtttcacatacatatacaattGCAAGTAGTTCCTTCTCGATTTGAGCATACCGACGTTAGCAATCTGTGAGCGCTCTTGATCCATATGCTATAGGTCTGTCATCTTGTAGTAAACCTGCAGCCATGCCCTCAGAGCTGGCATTTACTGACAATGTTAATGGCTTTTTGACATCATAGAATTTCAAGAAAGCCTCTGAAAACTTTTCTCTTGTTCACTTCCCCAGGACCATTCCATATCATTTTCTAGCAGCTGTCTGATTGGAGCACTTACATCTGACAAGTTGGGAATGAACTTGGCTAAATACTGCAACATACCCAGAAATCTTTCCAGCCCCAGCCacatttctcacgcagaaaaacttactatttattatatagcacccaaaatgtatcagtccgcaccgctgtctctatggaaccgggcaggaatcaactGAAATAGATgttctcccctggagttcttagtcgagcctgacacttatcagccaatcaaaaaaagaggctacacattagccaatcagaaaatagcactattgaaatgcaacaaccaatgaaaaaacaacaaatcctggaattgttcagcatcatcctcgtaCACTTTGAGCACAGACTAAGTCAAGAtatcctgttttaatgttacaactaaTGTCACAAcctgtttgacacaaacaatgtcactgtgactgctgttagagacgtttcccagataatctgcaggagtttttcatgagtgtctgtaacttagccaacagttttacagcctgttcactgacaacacctgctcagaacaagtagtctaggccagtggttctcaaactgggggccctgagatggttcCAGGGGGCCCCGGTGTCTCAACCAGGCAGGAAGATAGATCTTACATTATAGCAGGTTGTAGTGCAGAGAAAGCAACATTTACTGAATATGGAGAGTCTGTACACATGTGGCGTTGTCATCATGGTCCAATGGCATGATGAGGTCACTTTCCCCTTGGTAGGATTTGTTCAGCATGGCTGCACAAGCATATGGCTGAGCGCCATGGGCAATAGTATGTGGCTCTTATCAGTGACCAATTAAAGTCACTCAGAATTGGAGAGAATCTTGAATTGTTTCTTGGGTTTATAATTTGAATGACAGATGCATAGTATTTTTAGCAAACACTATGCAGAGCAGTGAGAGTTCGTTCTCCAGGATGCTTCATCCAAACAGGTGTTTTTTGGTCAGGTTACTAGGAACTGCTTCTTCTTTAGACTCTGATAAATTGCCATGAGGCTCTTTTGAGTCGACCTTTAAGCTGTTCGTCTACAAGACACCATGTTCCAAGTTACATGCTTTAAAGAAACTCACttcaactaaaacaaacaaaaacacagcgTTCTCGATGACAGACTCACTTTATTGTACCAGCCGTGCTCACATTTTTTTCATGCATTCAGATGGCACACTTTCAGGAACACTTAAACTGTATCCTCTGACTGGACTGATGGTTTCACTCAGGGAGGATCCGGGggacatcattcattcattcagaataTACTGAGTATGAAGCATTGCACATAATCAGAACAAAAGTTCacaaaattaaatcattatatTAAGTTTGtgcattaaatttaaaatgtttgttttgataaaatttatataaaaaaggaaTTTTCAAATTTACAAAATTCACTtacattaaatgaatgaaataaagttGTGATGCTTCTGCAGTATCGCACGTTGATCAGCAGATGGAGACAGATTACTTTTTGTCAATTGTTAATTATTAGCAGTTTCCCCATTTATGTGTGAACAGATCACCAGGGTTAGTATGAAGTGGGTGAAGATTTGCCTTTCATTGGTGAATTTAAGAACAGGTGTCCAGCCCTCTTTAATGAAGTCAGTCTCTGTAACGTCAGCTATAATTACTTACATGGTTGTTGTAACTAATGtattattcatgtttatttagtTGGCTCATTTGTGGTAATGTTGTATGTGAGCTGTAAGTGTTGGTGAAGACAAACTGTTAGAATAGAacagggcatagaagcctttattattgccacatatacattacattgccacatatacattacggacggacggacggacacatagtcacctcagacttgctcattggggataaatacacattgtgaactaaatctatctaatattaatcttgaattttgtattctattaatcttcataataaccttttgttctgtttatgttctataaagctgctttgagacgacgtccattgtaaaaagcgctatacaaatacacttgaattgaattgaattgaaaaaaaaaaaacaccaaaagcCTCTTAATTCACATCCGGGCTTCTACCAAGGTTTCTTCTTCCTGAGCTCCACTTCTCCGGTTTCAGCTGCCATTAATGTCTATAAAGTgactaaagagaaaaaaaagcaataaaaatactTCCAGTAACATAAACGAGACGGATGATGGTTTTAAAATTCAAACTTTATTAGAATAGATTTGTATAGTGACAACATTCGGGCCacatgtttactgtttaaaagATTTCCTGTTCAAAAAAATCTCGAAACTTTCTATAAAAACAGTATAGAACATTGTATAATTAgctttgaaaaatgtttttattatttcacgGTTTAAGAATTTAAGAAATGAACAGAGTTTAGTGCATTTAGTCATGAGATCAGACAAAACAAATCCCTTCATCTGcactaaaaataacaaatacatgaGTTCCATACGAGTTCAATGtagacaaacaaaaatgcatGAAATACTGCTATGATTTCTACAATAGACATCTTTTTAGAGACGTGAAGACATCGTGTGCAAATCCTGCTCCTTTATTCAGAAAACAAGGCTTTATTCCCCAAAAATTACGGCACATTACGACCTGGTGCGTCTGGTACACGCTCGGACGCTGATGAACAATAACGAAGCTAATGTAGCTAGCACATTAAGGGAAGCCTATAGCTAGCAGTTTGCTGTGTTTGGCTTTTCTTAATGAAACGACAGAGTAAACAGAACGGAACCTGAGCCGGTGACACGTGGTGATGACTGAGATTTGTACAAACCATCAGTTACATCACGATTAAATAGACACGCTTTAATGTATCGTCTTCCCCGTTCATGCTCGTAATCAGATGCctcataagtattcacccccccAGGTCatcacactgcatctacatCTTAGCTTCTTTGCACATCTGGATCCTGATGTTTTCCCCCCATTACATTACCCATAGCAACATTGCTCAAGCTCTGTAATATTGGAATGAGTCCATCGTTAATTAAGCCTGGCTACAGATTCCCAGTCAGACTGAGGTCTGGGCTTTGACTGGGTTCTAAGTGTTGAACCACTGCACAGTAGCTTGTCTGTATTACAAGgtgaagctccgcccccaaaacaCTTTCCCAGTCCCTGCTGATGAACAACAGCTCAACAACGTGATGCTAAAACCAAAAATGCTTTACAGTAGAGGTAGCTGGGTTTCCAACGTTCAAATCCGGTCTCGGAGGACAAGAGAACGCGAGTGAGCAAGTGGAATTTCATCTGTCATatatttagacattttttttttccagaaatgaAAATCTTCTATAAAGTTGGCTTTGTGAAGTGTCCAGACTAGCGTCTGATCCATCTTAGGGcgaagagatttttttaaaaattttttataaacattcatgGCATTAATTAATCCAAATGAAGTCCATTAAAGTTCCaggctgttaaaaaaaataactaactaactaaaggggtgaatacttatgcaaggtgCTGTAGGTAGAGTTTGAGGCACCAAGTAAGAGACCTCCTTATGGTCCTCACTGATTACCTCATGTTTTGTGCGACAGATTTAATCATCATGATAATATTGTAAACTGTGATTAAATATGAATCAGTTATCATGACCAGAAATATCGACTCCATCTGAAATCTTCCCTTTATTGCCATCATGCAGTCTAAGGAATAAACCTGTAGAAGACTGAGGGACGTGTGCCGATGATCATGTCGAATAAAATACGGTGATGTTTATCGCAGACAGTGTTGTTATCATGGATGTAACCGTTCCATTCATTACGAGGTGACATTCAGTGGTCACTTTCCCACAAGACCCCTCTCTTTAGCACTGGGAGCTAGTTGCTGTCCCTCAAAGTTGCTATGGTAACACTATTAATGTGAGAATACTTTTCAAGACCAACAGTTGCTCTACCTGCCGCTAACCACCTGAAAAAGATAAACTAACTTTACCGCCTTCTAAATCATCACTAAATCATTTACTGATGCAATCTGAAACAGTTATTAGGACATGTAACCAGGCTAGCGACACATGCTAAAAGTCCCACGATCCCTCCCTTTTGTGCACTGTTAAAGGAGCAATATGCAACATTTTATAGCGTATGAAATAACTCTTATGTCTTATTCTAATTAACAGCCTACACCTGCTACAACTGCTACGTGTTATTAAGTTGTCAATTTTACTTATAGCcactttaaatctaaattaaGAAGACAAAAGATTAAAACTAGCTGGTAATCCtgagcatttgtgtgtatatatatccaTCTTCCTGGAAGTCCAATTTTATCATCATCTCTTCCCATTTTTTTAGTCGTTCATCCTATAGCTACATAAAGTCTAATAAAACACAGTTAAGGATAAAAGGataaaatatgtacaaataCATAACACGATCATTTgtattgcataaaaaaaattcctccTTGTTTTGGGGTATTAAAGGAACAATATGCAACATTCCAAATCACGAGAATATAACCGACCTGCACGAGCAATGCAAGGGCGAATGTTTTTCCAAACATGGCACAATTTTACTTATTGCCGCTTTAAAATTACATAGGAGCAGTGGGACGGACACTTGGTGGCTTTTATATGATGTCATTCCATGTAGACCGATACCCACAGTTAAAGGATAAAACTGGTACAAATATAAGGATTCTTATAACAATTCTTACTGCAGCCAGACTACAATAACCACAATCCCTTTTTTTGTTGTGGGAGATTAAAGTAGCAATATGAAACATCtaaaatgtgcattttaataaaattcctACTTACTGCTctgttaaagataaataaactaaaacaaaacacagaaagagaagaaggtTTAAAATAAAGGCCTAAAAACTTGTGTCCTGTGTTTTGGCTTAAGGGGATGAAAGAGTCAGGTTTAAATGTACTTTAAGCCCCACCCCTTTTCACCTAGAAACAGGACATACGTGGTTAAAACCCCACCCCTTTTCCTCAGTAAATCTTTTGTGATCAAAATGTCCTTGAGGCACTGATTTGCATTGTGGTGTGCTTTGTGAAGCGTGtaactgaataaaatgtattttgtgtgtgtgtgtctgtgtgtatgtatgtgtgtctgtgtgtatgtatgtgtgtctgtgtgtgtgtctgtgtgtatgtatgtgtgtctgtgtgtgtgtatgtatgtgtgtctgtgtgtgtgtgtctgtgtgtatgtatgtgtgtctgtgtgtatgtatgtgtgtctgtgtgtgtgtctgtgtgtatgtatgtgtgtctgtgtgtgtgtgtctgtgtgtatgtatgtgtgtctgtgtgtgtgtgtctgtgtgtatgtatgtgtgtctgtgtgtatgtatgtgtgtgtgagagacagagattaAAAGCTTCATTAAAAAGCTGAGCAGGCCTGAGCGATGAACTGTGTGTCAtgcacattctcacacacacatacttcacacacacacacacacacacacacacacacacacacacacacacacacacacacacacacacacacacacacacacacacacacacacacacaagcaggtaAAAGAGAAAGTGCTGCTGTGACTCTGAGCAACACTGAATAAACGCAGCTGATGATCATCTGTTTGAAGTGTATTAGCTGATAGAAAAGTGTTAATCCTGTGTGTAAAAATAGTctctatatttgtgtgtgtgtgtgtgtgtgtgtgtgtgtgtgtgtgtgtgtgtatgggtgtgggtgtgtgtttatgtgagccATTTTTCGATGCAGTTCTTGTATACGGTTTCGTTGGAGTGCCAGTAGATGTGCTGCACCCCAGCTACTGAACACAGCTCCAGATCTCCTCTGGCATACAGAGACTTCAGGCCAAATGCGTCCCTCAGAaacatctgaaacacacacacacacacacacacacacacacacacacacacacacacacacacacacagacacagacacacagacacagacacacacacacagacacacacacacagacacacacagacacacacagacacacacacacacacatacacacagacacacacacacacattgaggaattctgtaaggagatgtttaacatttttggaTGTAttcatataaatgaataaaatgtataattgcTGGAGGAATAAAAGATCACtaactccatcatcatcatcatcccagCGATGGATTAGGACTAAATACCTTCCTAAAGTAAATCAAATCACTCACCTCCTGCGATTTCATCTCCACCACCGTCTCGTTGTCATCATAGAAACCAAACTGACtgttagaaaaagaaaatcgtCGTATTAGTAGAGTTACAGTTGTGACGTACGAGACTCACGGCTTAATTAAAGTGgaagtgggcggagtcacctggACTGCCACGGCATGATGACACCATCGTCAGGTCCACCGATCAGCACCAGCTTTTTAATACGCAGGAAGTTCTGTTTCCACACTGTAGCACAAAATAGACTTATGAGtaacttatgtgtgtgtgtgagtgtgtgtgtcagagagtgcaagtgtgagtgtgtgagtgtgtgtgtcagagagagtgagtgtgtgtgtatgtgtgtgagactgtgtgtgggtgtgtgtgtgtgaggagagtgtgtgtgtgtatgtatgtgtgtttgtgtgtgtgtgtgtgtgtgtgtgtgtgtgtgtgtgtacgtgttgtcggaactcagagctgCCCTCTGAGGCAACACATCTGCTGGGTGGGTCCTGAGGTCTGCCAATTTCCCATTATTTCTAAATCTTACATTTTCACCCTTCCTACCCATTTTACATAGCTCCTCCCCTTTTCCCATTATTTTCAGGTTTTATCCTACccctccctttttcttttttccttttatggATTTCCTGTCTTTTATTTTCCCAATATTTCCCAACCAAaccatatttaaatattaaaaaacttgCTTCTACTTAAGCCTAATACTTCCTGAAGCTTGCACATTTCGTTCTTCCTGACCCTCAAGAgacgtgtgtgttcgtgtgtgtttgtgattatatacgtgtgtgcgtgtgtgtgtgtgtgtgtgtgtgtgtgtgtgtatacgtggaCCTTTTTCGCCTATGCTCTCGtggattatttttcttcattcttcctCTCTTATTTTTTGACTTCGCTCCATAAGGTAAGTCTCTACTATGTCAAGTGCCTAATGTCCAGCTCCAGTTCTTCTATGTGATTAGAttacacatgcatgcaggggccagttgttcaaaaaATTTTATCTGGATCAAAATGATCCGGATTTGGAAATCCCATTTTTTCCTATTCAGGACCAGGTAATCCGTCTTACTTTTACGCCGTTTTTTCAAAGCAACATTGGATTTTTTCaccctgatacacacacaccattctcaAGATGACCAAATCTTACCTGTGCTCTAAATGAGACGACATATCACAACGTGGGCTACAAGCTATGTAAAGAACAGGTAGAAGAGCCAACATGGGGTCACTGTAAGAgtttttattttgagacaaaacCCCAAAATAACAAACGTCCACTTCCATTCATAATTTATCATaaagtcataaaaaataatttatcatagactcataaaaaataaatatacattaacaaatacattgtgGACATTTTGAAAACGtcttaaacaattaaaatggctaaatgtccgatagttaacaaaataaagaacgTTCAGGGTTCTTTTTCATCTGAGGACGAGAGAGCAGCATCTCCAAGCTCTGCGTTTTTGCGTTTTGAAGCTTCGCTTcaataaaagtataaacactAAATGATACAAACGTATTATTTGacccattttaaagttttactacattttcctcCTGGAATCCACCTTGTAATCCTCCCCCTTTTGGGATCGggataatcctgtttttttgtatccaaatcctactgacaagttttgaacaacacaaactgaaggTTTGACCCAGATTAAAACTAGGATTGGATTTCGTAATCTAATCGGATTTCAGattccttctttcccttttgaACGATCAGTTTTCAGGATTTGATCCAATCCGATAACCAAAATCCGATCGGCTTACCTTTGAACAACTGGCCCCAGATGATGAGATTTTAGTTAATTAGATTATAAtgattacatcacacactactACGTCTTAGTGCTCGTCACTTATTTATCACACTTATTTATCACACGTACTTTTGTTCTAGTCCCACAGTCTGGTCTATGCCTTGCTTCATTTAACTACACTTTCCTTATCTAATACAGACACCATGGCTTCTAGGAACACTCGGCCTCACCGACCCTCGCTACTCCGGCCTTAATCCTCACTCCAGTAGAATGATGACTCCGTCTACATCTGATGGCCGTTTGTGCCACTACAGTCATTCTCACCTGTCTGCTCTGGCTGTGGAATTATCCTACTACATGGATGGTCTTTACACCACCGACACCGTCAACTACACCATCTCTCCTGTCACCGTCTCTCATCAGACCGTCTATTGTGATGCTACGACTCAAACTGATATGATCATGTCTCCTCCTGTCATTACACACAGCACCCAGACTCCCCTTCGCTCATGGAGTTATCATTATGCCTGTGGGGTGTACGATGGCCTACGAGTCAGCCCTGTATCTCCCTATACTTCTTCATCTCCCCGTCCTTTTTCTCCTCCCAGTCCAGATCCATCATCCTCTAACTCTTCCTCCCCTCCTGTTccttcccctctctccctcatgCCCACTTCCCCGACTGCTGCCAGATCCCCGTCTCCTGTTTGTTCCTACAAACTTCCATACtctgccatgtctgtctgtgtgatcaTTTTTGTTCTACTTATTTAACCTACAAACTCTAGTTAGGCAATTCTCAGTGTTTCTTGGCagctattattaatattgtaaaagcgactacatgtttttaaatcagGTTTGTATTAAACATCATGCATACtcctggatgtgtgtgtgtgtgtgtgtgagtgtgtgtgtgagtgtgtgtgtgagtgtgtgtgtgtgtgtgtgtgtgtttaacctgTGGATTCTTTATGCATCCTCTCGTTGTTCAGTAATGCCAGATAATCACTGGAGTTCACGTACATGTCTCTGTGATGAGGGTCtgagaggaggagaaaacaTCAGAAGCATCAAAAAACATCCCTCCATTATCCCTCTGTCAGTCCCTCCATCAGTCCCTCCATCATCCCTCCATCAGTCCCTCCATCATCCCTCTCTCAGTCCCTCCATCAGTCCCTCCATGATCCCTCTATCTGTTCCCTCATCGTCActctatccatccatgcatcaTCTCCTTTCATTCGTTTTCTCTACTTCTCCATCTCTCACACATCAATCccttcatttatttcttcagtCATTGTAGTatcactccatccatccatccatccatccatccatccatgcatccatcaaTCTATTTCTCTCAGTCTTCCCCATCACACCAGGCATCATTTATCCTTACATTAACTGGAGCCTATATTCATCCATCTCTCTATACACTCCTGTATTTATCTGTCCATCCAGCTCTCAACCTGTCCCTTTCTCTATCCATGTCCATGTGTACTCTCATCCACATATCCATTTCTTCAGTCTGTTCACCCCCCCTCCCTcttccccctcccccctcttCCCCCTCcgctcctccctccctccctctccccctccgctcctccctccctccctctccccctccgctcctccctccctctccctctccctccctctccccctccctccctccttccctctccctctctctccctcccccctccctccccctccctcttccccccctccctccctcttcctgTACTCACCGTTCCAGTAGTTGCAGATGGAGATCTTCTGACCCACAGTAGTGTAACACAGATGATAGAGTTTGGACTTGAGAAATTTAGGGAAGAAGAACTTCAGATAGTCCGtgtctacacacaaacacacacacacacacacacacacacacacacacacacacacacacacacacacacacacacacacacacactcagaactCTCTCAAACTTTCCTACTTCTGCTCTGGAAACATTGCACACTGATGTTTGCTCTCTGTTCtgatgatgatatttttaaaaattcacttCTGAactaaatgtgattttaatggTGAAGAGCACAGACTGACCTCCATACTGTCCAGcctgaggagaggagagagagatgaaggaatGAACATTGTGGTTATTCAGTGTAGACAGGATCCCTCGACATATCAACCCTCctgcatagagagagagagtgtgagagagagagagagagagagagagagagagagagagagtgagagagatttatCATGTTACAGTGTCCATCTATCAAGAGAAGCTGGTAGAAGtctatcacacacatacacacatagacacacacacacacacacacacacacacacacacacacacacacacacacatacacacacacatacacacacacatacacacacacatacacacacacacatatacacacacacacaaacacataaacacacacaaacacatatacacacacaaacacatatacacacacata includes the following:
- the ppt2b gene encoding lysosomal thioesterase PPT2 — encoded protein: MKSVCVQGSVLMCCVCVCVMAYKPVIIIHGLFDTSADFVKLKCYINQSHPGTNVSVIDLFDRTASLKPLWKQVEGFKEAIFPIIQNAADGVHLICYSQGGLICRGILSTLNNHNVHSFISLSSPQAGQYGDTDYLKFFFPKFLKSKLYHLCYTTVGQKISICNYWNDPHHRDMYVNSSDYLALLNNERMHKESTVWKQNFLRIKKLVLIGGPDDGVIMPWQSSQFGFYDDNETVVEMKSQEMFLRDAFGLKSLYARGDLELCSVAGVQHIYWHSNETVYKNCIEKWLT